CCCCGTCCGCGGTGCCCGCCCGGCGCGTCCGGCGCCTCAGGGGACGACGACGACCGGCTGCCCGATCGTCGCGAACCGCCACATCGCGTCGCCGTCCGCGCGGGTCTGCCGGATGCCGCCGGTGCGTTCGCCCGGGTCGGGCTTCGCCATGGAGCCGTCCACCGCCGCACTGAACCCGATGACCACGTCCTTGACGCCGGCGAACCGCACGACGTGCTCGACCGGGATGCCGTCGGACCCGGTGACCCGGTTCGAACGGGACGTGACCGCGTAGGTGCCGGGCGCCGGGTCGACCGTGCTGGGCGTGACCTTGAAGGTGCGCTGGACCTTGTCCCCCGCGTCCACCAGCCACACCCGGTCGTCGTCCACCGAGTACACCACCCGTTCGCCCCTCCCGGACCCCGTGGGCAGCGCCTCCGGATGCCGCCGGTCGCGGGGCGCCTTGGAGGCGCCGGGTGCCGGCGTGCTGCTCGCGTGGCTCCGCTCCAGGGCGGCCGGAGCGCCGGCCGACGCCTGGTGGGCGAGGACGCCGATCGTCGTGAGAGCCGCCGCGGTGAGGCCGGTGACGAAACCGGCGCTGCTGCTGACCACTGCCGACCACCTCGTCGTCGTATGGCGTGCGTCTGTTTCCCGGCGACGGTAGCAGTACGTGACCGGTTGAACGCGTGGAGCAACGCGGCGGCACCGGCGGCCGTGCCGGGCCGGCTCACCGGGCGTCCGCCGGGCGTCCCGTGGCGCCGTAGGCTGTTTGCGTGCTCTTGCTCGCTCTGGATACCGCCACGCCCGCCGTGACCGTCGCGCTGCACGACGGTACGGACGTCATCGCCTCGTCGAGCCAGGTGGACGCACGCCGGCACGGTGAGCTGCTGCTGCCCGCCGTCGACCGGGTGCTCGCCGAGGCCGGCCTGCGGCTCGACGCCGTCACCGGCATCGTCGCCGGGACCGGCCCCGGCCCGTACACCGGGCTGCGCGTCGGCCTGATGACCGCGGACACCTTCGGGCTCGCCCTCGGGGTCCCCGTGCACGGCGTGTGCACACTGGACGGCCTCGCCTACGCCACCGACCTGGAGGGCCCCTTCGTGGTGGCGACCGACGCCCGCCGCAAGGAGGTCTACTGGGCCCGGTACGCCGACTCCCGCACCCGCCTCACCGACCCGGCGGTCGACCGGCCCGCCGACATCGCCGAGCGGGTCGCCGGGCTCCCGGCCGTCGGCGCGGGCGCGCTGCTCTACCCGGACACCTTCCCGCAGGCGCACGAGCCGGAGCACGTGTCCGCCGCCGCCCTGGCGTCCCTGGCCGCCGAGCGGCTCGCGGCGGGCGAGGAGCTGCCCGCGCCCCGGCCGCTGTACCTGCGCCGGCCCGACGCCCAGGTCCCCAAGAACTACAAGGTGGTCACCCCCAAGTGACCGGAGCGACCGAGTCCGTGACCCCGCCCGCGCCCACCGGCCTGCGCGAGATGCGCTGGTGGGACATCGACCCCGTGCTCCGGATGGAGCGCGAGCTGTTCCCGGAGGACGCCTGGTCGCGGGGGATGTTCTGGTCAGAGCTGGCCCACGCGCGCGGCCCCGGGGCGACCCGGCGGTACCTGGTCGCCGAGGAGGACGGCCGGATCGTCGGCTACGCGGGCCTGGTGACCTCCGGGGAGCAGGCCGACGTGCAGACCATCGCCGTCGCCCGCGACCACTGGGGCACCGGTCTCGGCGCGCGGCTGCTGACCGAGCTGCTGCGGGCGGCGACCGCCTTCGAGTGCAGCGAGGTGCTGCTGGAGTGCCGGGTGGACAACACCCGCGCCCAGCGCCTCTACGAGCGCTTCGGCTTCGAGCCCATCGGCTTCAGACGCGGCTACTACCAGCCGGGCAACGTCGACGCCCTGGTCATGCGGCTGACCGACCCTTCCACCTCCGTACCGGGAACCGAGCGAGGAACCGACAACCATGGCTGACCCACGCGACGAGCCTCTCGTCCTCGGGATCGAGACCTCCTGCGACGAGACCGGCGTCGGCGTCGTCCGCGGCACCACCCTGCTGGCCGACGCCGTCGCCTCCAGCGTCGACGAGCACGCCCGCTTCGGCGGGGTCGTGCCGGAGGTGGCGAGCCGCGCCCACCTGGAGGCGATGGTCCCCACCATCGAGCGCGCCCTGAAGGAGGCGGGCGTCAGCGCCCGCGACCTCGACGGCATCGCCGTCACCGCGGGCCCCGGCCTCGCCGGCGCCCTGCTGGTCGGCGTCTCGGCGGCCAAGGCGTACGCCTACGCCCTCGGCAAGCCCCTCTACGGCGTCAACCACCTCGCCTCGCACATCTGCGTCGACCAGCTGGAGCACGGCCCGCTGCCCGAGCCGACGATGGCGCTGCTCGTCTCCGGCGGGCACTCCTCCCTGCTGCTGTCGACGGACATCACCTCCGACGTCCGCCCGATGGGCGCCACCATCGACGACGCGGCCGGCGAGGCCTTCGACAAGATCGCCCGGGTGCTGAACCTGGGCTTCCCCGGCGGTCCGGTCATCGACCGGTACGCGCGCGAGGGCGACCCGAACGCGATCGCCTTCCCGCGCGGGCTCACCGGTCCGCGCGACCCGGCCTACGACTTCTCCTTCTCCGGGCTGAAGACGGCCGTGGCCCGCTGGATCGAGGCGAAGCGGGCGGCGGGGGAGGAGGTGCCGGTGCGGGACGTGTCGGCGTCCTTCCAGGAGGCGGTCGTGGACGTGCTGACCCGCAAGGCGGTGCGGGCCTGCAAGGACCAGGGCGTCGACCACCTGATGATCGGCGGCGGCGTGGCCGCCAACTCCCGGCTGCGGGCCCTGGCCCAGGAGCGCTGCGAGGCGGCCGGAATCCGGCTGCGCGTGCCGCGGCCCAAGCTGTGCACGGACAACGGTGCGATGGTGGCCGCCCTCGGTGCGGAGATGGTCGCCCGGGGCCGGGCCGCGTCCGACTGGGACCTCTCGGCGGACTCTTCGCTGCCGGTGACGGACCCGCACGTGCCGGGCGCCGGTCACGCGCACGGGCACGGCGGTGCGCACGGGCACGACCACGTGCACGAGGTCAGCAAGGAGAACCTCTACTCGTGACCGTCGCGCTGATGTGGGAGGCGCGGGCCGTGCCCGGCCGGGGCGGGGACCTGCTGGCCTGGGTCCGCGCACAGCCGCTCGGCGGCGCCCCCCTGCGCCGGGAGGTCCTGC
This region of Streptomyces ambofaciens ATCC 23877 genomic DNA includes:
- the tsaB gene encoding tRNA (adenosine(37)-N6)-threonylcarbamoyltransferase complex dimerization subunit type 1 TsaB, which translates into the protein MLLLALDTATPAVTVALHDGTDVIASSSQVDARRHGELLLPAVDRVLAEAGLRLDAVTGIVAGTGPGPYTGLRVGLMTADTFGLALGVPVHGVCTLDGLAYATDLEGPFVVATDARRKEVYWARYADSRTRLTDPAVDRPADIAERVAGLPAVGAGALLYPDTFPQAHEPEHVSAAALASLAAERLAAGEELPAPRPLYLRRPDAQVPKNYKVVTPK
- the rimI gene encoding ribosomal protein S18-alanine N-acetyltransferase, translating into MRWWDIDPVLRMERELFPEDAWSRGMFWSELAHARGPGATRRYLVAEEDGRIVGYAGLVTSGEQADVQTIAVARDHWGTGLGARLLTELLRAATAFECSEVLLECRVDNTRAQRLYERFGFEPIGFRRGYYQPGNVDALVMRLTDPSTSVPGTERGTDNHG
- the tsaD gene encoding tRNA (adenosine(37)-N6)-threonylcarbamoyltransferase complex transferase subunit TsaD codes for the protein MADPRDEPLVLGIETSCDETGVGVVRGTTLLADAVASSVDEHARFGGVVPEVASRAHLEAMVPTIERALKEAGVSARDLDGIAVTAGPGLAGALLVGVSAAKAYAYALGKPLYGVNHLASHICVDQLEHGPLPEPTMALLVSGGHSSLLLSTDITSDVRPMGATIDDAAGEAFDKIARVLNLGFPGGPVIDRYAREGDPNAIAFPRGLTGPRDPAYDFSFSGLKTAVARWIEAKRAAGEEVPVRDVSASFQEAVVDVLTRKAVRACKDQGVDHLMIGGGVAANSRLRALAQERCEAAGIRLRVPRPKLCTDNGAMVAALGAEMVARGRAASDWDLSADSSLPVTDPHVPGAGHAHGHGGAHGHDHVHEVSKENLYS